Proteins encoded in a region of the Phaenicophaeus curvirostris isolate KB17595 chromosome 1, BPBGC_Pcur_1.0, whole genome shotgun sequence genome:
- the CGGBP1 gene encoding CGG triplet repeat-binding protein 1 — MERFGVKSAPSRNRSKTALYVTPQDRVTEFGSELHEDGGKLFCTSCNVVLNHVRKSAINDHLKSKTHTKRKAEFEEQNVRKKQRTLTASLQCNSTAQAEKTSVIQDFVKMCLEANIPLEKADHPAVRAFLSRYVKNGSLIPKSDQLRKAYLPDGYDNENQLINTEDR, encoded by the coding sequence ATGGAACGATTTGGCGTGAAGTCTGCTCCATCACGTAACCGCTCAAAGACGGCTTTGTATGTAACGCCTCAGGATCGTGTAACTGAGTTTGGCAGTGAGCTACACGAAGATGGAGGAAAACTCTTCTGTACTTCCTGCAATGTGGTTCTGAATCATGTTCGCAAGTCTGCAATCAATGACCACCTCAAGTctaaaacacacacaaagcGGAAGGCAGAGTTTGAAGAACAGAATGTCAGGAAGAAGCAAAGGACTCTGACAGCCTCCCTTCAGTGCAACAGTACTGCCCAGGCAGAGAAAACCAGCGTTATCCAGGACTTTGTGAAAATGTGCCTGGAAGCTAATATTCCACTTGAGAAGGCTGATCATCCAGCTGTGCGAGCCTTCCTGTCCCGCTATGTCAAGAATGGCAGTTTGATACCTAAGTCAGACCAGCTAAGGAAAGCATACCTGCCTGATGGGTATGACAATGAGAACCAACTCATCAATACCGAAGACcgttga